From one Peredibacter starrii genomic stretch:
- a CDS encoding DsbA family protein gives MKAIVGLLALVVLLSFSACSDSTGKPSYLFKPAPKEGLAAKVGSMEITNAELADGIESDLFEAETKVFEIKFARLKSLLLQKYMDKDPRKKGISNDEFLEKYIAKEVVISDKEIDAFIKDQNIPAEHINPQVREKIKNYLEMERKKEAVDKWIAEQTKKDPVEVYIPKPRRPTFPVEVGNAPTTGAKDAKVTIIEFSDFQCPFCAKGADILKEIKKKYGNKVLVAFKNFPLPFHNHAEQAAVAGLCANEQGSDYFWKMHDEMFANQDSLDAEGLKKTAKKIGLKSEAFEKCLSENKFLAQVKADMEQGKNVKVKSTPTFFINGQLINGAQPMDVFAEIIDEELAR, from the coding sequence ATGAAAGCTATTGTGGGCCTACTCGCTCTCGTTGTTCTGTTATCTTTCTCTGCTTGTTCAGACAGCACAGGGAAACCAAGTTACCTATTTAAACCAGCTCCAAAAGAAGGCCTTGCTGCCAAAGTTGGATCAATGGAAATTACTAACGCTGAATTAGCGGATGGTATTGAGTCTGATTTGTTCGAAGCTGAGACAAAAGTTTTCGAAATCAAATTTGCTCGTCTTAAGTCTCTACTTCTTCAGAAGTATATGGACAAAGATCCTCGTAAAAAAGGCATCTCAAATGATGAGTTCCTTGAGAAGTACATCGCTAAAGAAGTTGTAATTTCTGATAAAGAAATTGATGCCTTCATTAAAGATCAAAACATCCCAGCTGAGCACATCAATCCTCAAGTTAGAGAGAAAATCAAAAACTACCTTGAAATGGAAAGAAAGAAGGAAGCTGTTGATAAGTGGATCGCTGAACAAACGAAGAAAGATCCAGTGGAAGTATATATTCCAAAACCTCGTCGCCCAACATTCCCGGTTGAAGTAGGTAATGCTCCAACAACTGGCGCTAAAGACGCGAAAGTAACAATCATCGAGTTCTCTGATTTCCAATGTCCGTTCTGTGCTAAAGGTGCTGACATCCTTAAAGAAATCAAAAAGAAGTATGGTAACAAGGTTCTTGTTGCTTTCAAAAACTTCCCACTTCCGTTCCACAATCACGCTGAGCAAGCAGCTGTAGCAGGTCTTTGTGCTAACGAGCAGGGTTCAGATTATTTCTGGAAAATGCACGATGAAATGTTTGCTAACCAGGATTCTCTAGATGCTGAAGGCCTGAAGAAAACGGCCAAGAAAATTGGTCTTAAATCAGAAGCTTTCGAAAAGTGTCTTTCTGAGAACAAGTTCCTAGCTCAGGTTAAGGCCGATATGGAGCAGGGGAAGAACGTAAAAGTTAAGTCGACTCCGACGTTCTTTATCAACGGTCAGCTGATCAACGGCGCCCAGCCAATGGACGTTTTTGCCGAGATCATCGACGAAGAACTAGCTCGCTAG
- a CDS encoding ABC transporter ATP-binding protein, translating to MSLSSSKNNWLTYIWLKSETPLAIFILVNLVISAITGYLTPKFISSFYESLNNDASFHREMINLVLLFSIEYINRFLFSLGSNRYIQVLLTEIRRRSFALWLKAPFKRKSGKHDEYPLGEVLARLMNDTDAVREVVSSGSFGIFIDIIFILSCLISFLQLNSTTGVALFVAEVIACLLLIKGSKFMAVIFADVRRITGLMARVITDLTSGLKELFFSPNDRYATKRGEKIFEEFLDKQLHANIWDASYYSAAESLYPILVALVMIIVPHSQIVEVAILAALIDLIQKSITPIKDVASKISVIQRARTGIDRLHQFNDSFNQDNLERMDFTHLEAQTMKFDLEYFQYDQGFKLDKIQFEIHRGEILGILGESGCGKSTLLKLLSGQYHTFTGTITMDGKVIDASDEKGLRLFSSYVSLISQDSHVFTETLKFNITLGASEGFDTFWKLACDSIPYLNRWGLKPEDKVIPKALSMGQKQLISGLRALFLKKPVILMDEISSGLDSELEAALRDLIRFFQSRSMTIIVTHRLETILNSHKLILMEEGRIAATGSHQVLRGVAKYQEFLKHLH from the coding sequence ATGTCACTAAGTTCTTCAAAGAACAACTGGTTGACGTACATCTGGCTTAAGTCAGAAACGCCACTTGCCATTTTTATTCTCGTGAATCTCGTGATCTCTGCAATCACTGGATACCTCACGCCTAAGTTTATCTCCTCTTTTTATGAGTCTTTAAACAACGACGCTTCTTTTCATCGCGAGATGATTAACCTCGTGCTGTTATTTTCGATTGAATACATTAACCGTTTCTTGTTCTCATTGGGCTCTAACCGTTACATCCAGGTTCTCCTGACAGAAATCAGACGTCGCAGTTTTGCACTTTGGCTGAAAGCTCCTTTCAAGCGTAAATCGGGCAAGCATGACGAGTATCCGCTTGGAGAAGTTCTTGCTCGTCTAATGAATGATACAGATGCCGTTCGAGAAGTTGTGAGTTCGGGTAGCTTTGGTATCTTCATCGATATTATTTTCATCCTTTCTTGTCTCATCAGCTTCTTACAACTGAACTCAACAACCGGTGTGGCCCTGTTTGTGGCCGAAGTGATTGCCTGTTTACTTCTCATCAAAGGAAGTAAGTTCATGGCAGTAATCTTCGCTGATGTTCGTCGTATCACTGGTCTTATGGCCCGAGTAATCACGGATTTAACCTCTGGTCTAAAAGAACTCTTTTTCTCTCCGAACGATCGCTATGCCACGAAGAGAGGAGAGAAGATCTTTGAAGAGTTTCTGGATAAACAACTTCATGCCAACATTTGGGACGCTAGTTACTATTCCGCGGCGGAATCGCTTTATCCCATCCTCGTTGCACTCGTAATGATCATTGTTCCGCATTCACAAATCGTGGAGGTGGCAATCCTGGCGGCACTGATTGACCTTATTCAGAAATCAATTACTCCGATTAAAGACGTGGCCTCTAAAATCTCTGTAATCCAGAGAGCGAGAACTGGGATTGATCGCCTTCACCAATTTAACGACAGTTTCAACCAAGACAATCTAGAGCGAATGGACTTCACTCATCTTGAAGCGCAAACGATGAAGTTTGATCTTGAGTATTTTCAATACGATCAGGGTTTTAAACTTGATAAGATTCAGTTTGAAATTCACCGTGGAGAAATTCTCGGAATTCTTGGAGAGTCAGGTTGTGGCAAATCGACGCTCCTAAAACTTCTTTCGGGTCAGTATCACACCTTTACCGGCACCATCACGATGGACGGCAAAGTGATTGATGCCAGTGATGAGAAGGGACTACGGTTGTTTTCATCATACGTGAGTCTTATCTCTCAGGACTCTCATGTTTTTACAGAAACTCTGAAATTCAATATCACGCTTGGTGCTTCAGAAGGTTTTGATACTTTCTGGAAACTTGCCTGTGATTCGATACCATATCTCAACCGTTGGGGTCTTAAGCCAGAAGACAAAGTTATTCCAAAGGCCCTTTCAATGGGTCAGAAGCAGCTTATTTCCGGTCTTCGTGCGCTGTTCTTGAAGAAGCCTGTGATCTTGATGGATGAAATCTCAAGTGGCCTGGATTCGGAGCTAGAGGCCGCTCTTCGTGACCTTATTCGTTTCTTCCAATCTCGCTCGATGACCATTATCGTGACCCACAGACTTGAGACCATCCTTAATTCTCACAAGCTCATCCTGATGGAAGAGGGGAGAATTGCGGCGACAGGATCTCACCAAGTTTTACGTGGTGTGGCCAAATACCAAGAGTTCCTCAAACACCTCCATTAG
- a CDS encoding ABC transporter ATP-binding protein translates to MSSRLHRRFGSWIIHHAFEFKWFYLGAFVCLYVLQVFQSQIPERIRQLTKLMSQGELGSASVWIFLGLAIGILFFRTFSRLLFFYPARVQQKLLRMELLELLETVPSTRYSGKSQGQIFQILFDDVNNLRAFIGFGLLQVGNLIIAGWVLIPKLNQTDSYLWPAFIPLFTSVVLFTIMTFINQKYFKKMMDKKGEVQQYIIEAYEAKQTIKNFHREESFIKGFVRSSSEELTLFFKSSIGFAITGPYVKLGLGASLLWAAMLIRKNGGDTSDLVFFSGFLYLFLEPVMFMSWVAVIMSQGFAAWKRVKELYGVLAVESKEELSLQNIKVKEDESSIHLNMLFWEKPINLNLEKGKWTVLIGETGSGKSYILSQLATGLILNKEVVSMVQQEPYLFNDTIQENIFLGATPNETNLKRASDLIKIFQLDNLAPTIDEVLKLEVGENGKRLSGGQMKRVALIRSLMSGAQLIIWDDPFSSVDIILERKVVANLRQSEQWGHLTFIISSHRLTTVRLSDEVIYLDREAGIKAQGEAHKLLKDENVTKFFKEQLVDVHLA, encoded by the coding sequence ATGAGTTCGCGATTACACCGCCGGTTCGGTTCTTGGATCATCCACCACGCCTTTGAGTTCAAATGGTTTTATTTGGGCGCTTTCGTCTGCCTATATGTTTTGCAGGTTTTTCAAAGTCAAATCCCGGAAAGAATCCGCCAATTAACGAAACTCATGTCTCAAGGGGAGCTCGGAAGTGCCTCAGTTTGGATCTTCCTGGGTCTAGCGATCGGAATTCTTTTCTTTCGAACTTTCTCAAGGTTACTTTTCTTTTACCCGGCCCGAGTTCAACAGAAGTTACTTCGTATGGAGCTTCTGGAACTTCTAGAAACTGTTCCCTCAACTCGTTACTCAGGTAAAAGTCAGGGGCAAATCTTCCAGATTCTTTTCGATGATGTGAATAACCTTCGTGCCTTCATTGGTTTTGGTCTCCTGCAAGTGGGGAACTTAATTATTGCTGGTTGGGTATTAATACCTAAACTGAATCAAACTGATTCGTATCTCTGGCCAGCATTCATTCCGCTTTTCACTAGCGTAGTGCTTTTCACCATCATGACCTTCATCAATCAGAAGTATTTTAAAAAGATGATGGATAAGAAGGGTGAAGTTCAGCAATACATCATCGAAGCATACGAAGCGAAGCAAACGATTAAGAACTTCCACCGGGAAGAGAGTTTCATTAAAGGATTTGTTAGGTCTTCATCTGAAGAGCTAACACTCTTCTTCAAGTCGAGTATTGGATTCGCCATCACTGGTCCTTACGTAAAACTAGGTCTGGGTGCCTCACTTCTTTGGGCCGCGATGCTGATTCGTAAGAATGGTGGTGACACTTCTGATCTCGTCTTTTTCTCTGGCTTTTTATATTTATTCTTAGAGCCCGTAATGTTTATGTCATGGGTGGCAGTGATCATGTCTCAAGGTTTTGCGGCCTGGAAACGTGTGAAAGAACTTTATGGCGTCCTTGCAGTTGAATCGAAAGAGGAACTTAGTCTTCAGAACATTAAAGTGAAAGAAGACGAATCGAGTATCCACCTCAACATGCTGTTTTGGGAGAAGCCGATTAATCTCAATCTCGAGAAGGGGAAATGGACGGTACTTATTGGAGAAACTGGAAGTGGTAAGAGTTATATCCTTTCTCAATTAGCGACTGGTCTCATCCTGAATAAAGAAGTGGTGTCAATGGTTCAGCAAGAGCCATATCTCTTTAACGATACTATTCAAGAGAACATTTTTTTAGGAGCAACTCCTAACGAGACGAACTTAAAGCGTGCCAGTGATCTGATTAAAATTTTCCAATTAGATAATCTTGCTCCCACTATCGATGAAGTTTTGAAACTTGAAGTGGGTGAGAACGGTAAGCGTCTTTCAGGCGGTCAGATGAAGCGCGTAGCACTCATCCGTTCCCTTATGTCTGGTGCTCAATTAATCATCTGGGACGACCCATTCTCATCAGTGGATATTATCCTTGAGCGAAAAGTTGTGGCGAACCTTCGTCAAAGTGAACAGTGGGGCCATTTAACATTTATTATTTCAAGTCACCGACTGACGACAGTTCGTTTATCGGACGAAGTGATTTATCTCGATCGTGAAGCTGGTATCAAAGCTCAGGGCGAGGCCCATAAACTTTTAAAGGACGAAAATGTCACTAAGTTCTTCAAAGAACAACTGGTTGACGTACATCTGGCTTAA
- a CDS encoding sensor histidine kinase, which yields MSKITSEMLRNKISEIIYAWEERVLQEVHAAKLQKGLALRNSLREFINQLAEELSDSKTRSSKEVEEGKQLRTRIGKQHGQARANSILYTLDQLIYEYHVLRQVIFKVLERDQPIELNDREIITEYIEQAVNDAATEFSYTLKAVQDQLSRTLAHDLRNPISIAKASAELILRRPDDENSCIDKATRIVSSMSRIDKMIRDLLDATKIKAGELPSMDLKICDVDWILREVVLELNLAEAEKVILKSKAPINGYWNEDALRRITENLITNAIKYGKTKTPVIVSVQEKDHFVSINVHNDGPPISEQDMKKLFQPFERAKSSEGKTGWGIGLTVVKTLVDALHGEITVTSVEDEGTTFSITLPIDFRNEREKPIFQ from the coding sequence ATGAGCAAGATAACATCAGAAATGCTTCGAAATAAAATTAGTGAAATCATCTATGCATGGGAGGAAAGAGTTCTTCAAGAAGTGCATGCGGCAAAACTGCAAAAAGGTCTTGCGCTCCGTAATTCTCTAAGAGAATTTATTAATCAGTTAGCAGAAGAACTTTCTGATTCAAAAACTCGTTCAAGTAAAGAGGTGGAGGAAGGGAAGCAACTTAGAACTCGTATCGGAAAGCAGCATGGACAAGCAAGGGCAAACAGTATCCTATACACCTTAGACCAACTCATTTATGAATATCATGTTTTGAGACAGGTCATTTTTAAAGTTCTAGAACGAGACCAACCCATTGAGCTTAATGACCGGGAAATTATAACTGAATACATAGAACAGGCAGTAAACGACGCCGCCACGGAGTTTAGCTACACATTAAAGGCTGTTCAAGATCAGCTGTCACGCACACTGGCCCATGATTTAAGAAATCCAATTTCCATTGCCAAAGCAAGTGCAGAATTAATATTACGTAGACCCGATGACGAAAATAGTTGCATCGACAAAGCAACACGTATCGTATCGAGCATGAGTCGAATTGATAAAATGATACGAGACTTATTGGATGCTACCAAAATCAAAGCTGGCGAGCTGCCTAGCATGGATCTTAAAATTTGTGATGTCGATTGGATTTTGAGAGAGGTTGTTCTTGAACTAAATCTTGCAGAGGCCGAAAAAGTCATCTTGAAATCAAAGGCGCCAATCAACGGTTATTGGAATGAAGATGCTCTTCGAAGGATCACAGAAAACCTCATCACTAACGCCATAAAATATGGAAAGACCAAAACTCCAGTTATCGTTTCAGTTCAAGAAAAAGACCACTTTGTATCCATAAATGTCCACAACGATGGTCCTCCGATTTCAGAACAAGATATGAAAAAACTATTTCAACCTTTCGAGAGAGCGAAATCATCAGAAGGAAAAACTGGCTGGGGCATAGGCCTGACTGTTGTAAAGACTTTGGTGGACGCTCTTCATGGAGAAATCACAGTGACAAGTGTCGAAGATGAAGGAACGACATTTTCCATCACACTTCCGATAGATTTTCGAAATGAAAGGGAAAAGCCAATTTTTCAATAA
- a CDS encoding helix-turn-helix domain-containing protein, which yields MVEYPVVAKRVFSVQWKREVFNLSQKKLATLRAQHGWTNKELAQHCGVSLSTIKVYLYGIDRSVKDKKGET from the coding sequence GTGGTCGAATACCCCGTTGTTGCCAAGAGGGTGTTCTCGGTTCAATGGAAACGGGAGGTTTTCAACCTCAGTCAGAAGAAGCTCGCAACTCTTCGGGCACAACACGGATGGACAAATAAAGAACTTGCTCAGCACTGTGGGGTTAGTCTCAGTACAATCAAGGTTTATCTGTACGGAATCGATCGTTCAGTGAAGGACAAAAAGGGGGAGACATGA
- a CDS encoding ORF6N domain-containing protein — translation MDDIRLSNIERMIYVIRGQKVMLDSDLAELYQVETKQLNRQVRRNILRFPADFMFQLTSEEYEVLKCQFGTSKTGSGGKQKLPLVFTENGVAMLSGILNSERAILVNIAIMRIFTRLRSFLLLEQELKTEISNLKKGTSGMFKVVFERLDSLEEATPSLKPNRKKIGLKN, via the coding sequence ATGGACGACATCAGATTATCAAACATTGAGAGGATGATCTACGTAATCAGGGGACAGAAGGTTATGCTAGACTCTGATCTAGCTGAACTTTATCAAGTTGAAACCAAGCAACTCAACCGTCAGGTAAGAAGAAACATTCTGAGATTTCCTGCAGATTTTATGTTCCAGCTTACTTCGGAAGAATATGAAGTTTTGAAGTGCCAATTTGGCACTTCAAAAACGGGTAGCGGAGGTAAACAAAAGTTACCATTGGTATTTACTGAAAATGGAGTTGCCATGCTATCCGGAATCCTCAATTCAGAGAGGGCCATACTAGTAAATATTGCAATCATGAGAATCTTTACGCGTCTTAGAAGTTTTTTGCTTTTGGAACAAGAATTAAAAACCGAGATTTCGAACTTAAAGAAAGGAACCAGTGGAATGTTTAAAGTAGTCTTTGAAAGACTGGACTCTCTAGAAGAAGCTACCCCTTCCCTCAAGCCAAACCGCAAGAAAATTGGTCTTAAAAACTGA
- a CDS encoding S66 peptidase family protein, which translates to MKIIKPNRLQPGQNLGVVALSTPAKTLKPEYRERAYKRIKELFGLNIIEAPNLDQQTGHTAGTIKDRVKSLHEFFRRKDIHGIMSFWGGFNTHQVLEYLDYELIQANPKVLIGYSDTTNLLSAITQKTGLVTFNGPAIITFAKPTVPDETIECFRSLVMENNSSYTYPVSKRFSDNQWWIEDKMDFSTNPGLQTYKKGKAEGRIVGGNIGTLLLLAGTPYFPSMKGKILFIEEDESENPKTLDRYFTQLRQMGVFDKINGMVIGRFARSVGLADTDNLNMILKDALKGYNFPVIAEFDMGHTDPIMTVPVGAKVSIDTNKKKILITETVTK; encoded by the coding sequence ATGAAAATCATTAAGCCTAATCGATTACAACCAGGACAAAACTTAGGCGTTGTTGCTCTCTCAACTCCGGCAAAAACATTGAAACCTGAATATAGAGAAAGAGCTTACAAAAGAATAAAAGAATTATTTGGTCTCAACATCATTGAAGCTCCAAATCTTGATCAACAAACAGGCCATACAGCAGGAACGATAAAAGACAGAGTTAAATCACTCCACGAATTCTTTAGGCGAAAAGACATCCATGGAATTATGTCTTTTTGGGGAGGATTCAATACTCACCAAGTTCTTGAGTATCTGGACTATGAGCTAATTCAAGCAAATCCCAAAGTGCTTATTGGATATTCCGACACAACAAATTTGTTATCGGCCATCACTCAAAAAACAGGGCTCGTTACTTTTAATGGTCCTGCAATTATTACTTTTGCCAAACCAACAGTACCTGATGAAACAATTGAATGTTTTAGAAGTTTGGTTATGGAAAATAATTCTTCTTATACTTATCCTGTTTCAAAAAGGTTTTCTGATAACCAATGGTGGATTGAAGATAAAATGGATTTCTCAACGAACCCAGGTCTTCAAACTTATAAAAAAGGAAAAGCAGAAGGAAGAATTGTTGGTGGTAACATTGGTACTCTATTATTGCTTGCAGGCACTCCTTACTTCCCTTCCATGAAAGGAAAAATTCTTTTTATCGAAGAAGATGAATCTGAGAATCCGAAGACTCTGGATCGTTACTTCACACAATTGAGACAAATGGGTGTATTTGACAAAATTAACGGTATGGTGATCGGAAGATTCGCTAGAAGTGTTGGGCTTGCTGACACCGACAACTTAAACATGATTCTGAAAGATGCACTCAAGGGTTACAACTTTCCTGTGATAGCCGAATTCGACATGGGACATACTGATCCAATAATGACAGTGCCAGTTGGAGCAAAAGTCTCTATCGATACAAATAAGAAAAAAATTTTAATTACTGAAACAGTCACTAAATAG